A stretch of Tripterygium wilfordii isolate XIE 37 chromosome 11, ASM1340144v1, whole genome shotgun sequence DNA encodes these proteins:
- the LOC120008856 gene encoding ergosterol biosynthetic protein 28-like, with product MKPLGWWLMLLGSLRLASVWFGFFDIWALRRAVFSQTTMTDVHGRTFGVWTLLTCTLCFLCAFNLDNKPLYLATFLSFIYAFGHFLTEYLVYNTMALANLTTVGIFAGTSIVWMLLQWKVHQKVHSKHS from the exons ATGAAGCCGTTAGGATGGTGGTTGATGCTGCTCGGTTCACTTCGATTGGCCTCTGTTTGGTTCGGGTTCTTCGACATTTGGGCTCTCAGGCGCGCCGTCTTCTCCCAGACAACTA TGACTGACGTCCATGGGAGGACATTTGGAGTTTGGACACTTCTGACTTGTActctttgctttctttgtgcaTTTAACCTTGATAACAAGCCCCTTTATCTGGCAACCTTTTTATCATTCATCTATGCCTTTGGGCATTTCTTAACTGAATACCTTGTATACAACACGATGGCTTTGGCAAATCTGACTACCGTGGGCATCTTTGCGG GCACATCAATAGTTTGGATGCTGTTGCAGTGGAAGGTTCACCAAAAAGTCCACTCTAAGCATTCTTGA
- the LOC120008855 gene encoding uncharacterized protein LOC120008855, whose translation MDPCPFVRITVGNLALKVPVASKPARSVVHPSSSPCFCKIKLKHFPVQTAVVPYILPESQFPDGQNQTFAATFHLSKSDLDRLAAKSIFGGNLCLKISMYTGRRGTTCGVNSGRLLGKVTVPLDLAGTESKASVFHNGWISVGKDSKGSSAQFHLKVKAEPEPRFVFQFDGEPECSPQVFQIQGNIRQPVFTCKFGFRSTGDWNHRSRPLPTESSGTRGWLSSFGSERKRPGEERKGWSITVHDLSGSPVAVASMVTPFVASSGSDRVTRSNPGSWLILRPGDGTWKPWGRLEAWRERGASDELGYRFELIPDTNGAAGIVLSESTLSSHKGGKFVIDLGSNSNGRATPCCATSPACSPRGSGDYGYGLWPYCMYRGFVMSASVEGEGKCSKPSVEVSVQHVNCTEDAAVFVALSAAIDLSMDACRLFSQRLRKELCQQNDLLG comes from the exons ATGGATCCATGCCCTTTTGTGCGTATAACAGTAGGGAATTTGGCGTTAAAAGTACCTGTGGCTTCAAAGCCTGCTCGCTCTGTTGTTCATCCGTCCTCGTCGCCTTGTTTCTGCAAGATCAAGCTTAAGCACTTTCCTGTCCAGACGGCTGTTGTTCCGTACATCTTGCCGGAGAGTCAGTTTCCCGACGGCCAGAACCAGACATTTGCGGCTACGTTTCATTTGAGCAAGTCTGATCTTGACAGGCTCGCTGCAAAATCTATTTTCGGTGGGAACTTGTGCTTGAAAATCTCGATGTATACCGGCCGGAGAGGGACAACCTGCGGGGTTAACTCTGGTAGGTTACTAGGAAAGGTAACCGTGCCGTTGGATCTGGCGGGAACGGAATCTAAGGCTTCTGTGTTTCACAATGGTTGGATTTCTGTAGGAAAAGACTCCAAAGGATCCTCTGCTCAGTTTCACTTGAAAGTGAAAGCGGAGCCTGAACCGAGATTCGTGTTTCAGTTCGACGGCGAGCCCGAGTGTAGTCCTCAAGTCTTCCAGATCCAAGGGAATATCAGGCAACCAGTTTTCACGTGCAAGTTCGGCTTTAGGAGCACCGGTGACTGGAACCATAGATCAAG ACCTTTACCTACAGAGTCAAGCGGCACAAGGGGATGGCTCAGTTCATTTGGTAGCGAAAGAAAGCGACCTGGAGAGGAACGTAAAGGCTGGTCCATAACGGTCCACGACCTCTCCGGCTCTCCAGTTGCAGTAGCTTCAATGGTTACGCCATTCGTGGCCTCATCCGGTTCAGACCGGGTTACTCGGTCCAATCCTGGGTCCTGGCTCATTCTCCGACCGGGCGATGGAACCTGGAAGCCATGGGGTCGGCTTGAGGCGTGGCGCGAGCGTGGTGCCTCCGACGAGCTCGGTTACCGATTCGAGCTAATCCCGGACACCAATGGTGCGGCCGGCATTGTACTCTCGGAGTCCACCCTTAGTTCACACAAGGGCGGCAAGTTTGTCATTGACCTTGGCTCCAACTCTAACGGACGAGCCACACCGTGCTGTGCCACGTCACCGGCGTGTAGCCCGAGGGGCAGCGGAGATTATGGATACGGCTTGTGGCCATACTGTATGTACAGGGGGTTTGTAATGTCGGCTAGCGTGGAAGGAGAGGGAAAGTGCAGTAAACCCTCAGTGGAGGTGAGCGTGCAGCACGTGAACTGCACAGAGGACGCAGCTGTTTTCGTAGCTTTATCTGCAGCCATTGATCTGAGCATGGATGCTTGCAGGCTTTTCTCTCAACGGCTGAGGAAAGAGCTGTGTCAGCAGAATGACTTACTTGGCTGA
- the LOC120009594 gene encoding 50S ribosomal protein 6, chloroplastic-like: MPSRKRLIIQQLTHALFFTLFADLSRTETNSKAMSISSSIFGSPLLLPPKPSLSSSSGIAKTAQTTTGGTGFGLLIECSSRPQKKATAHHMKTRPRKSQPWDIRRKPTVYPPLPPLPSEWTLVSSGGDDVGVGGADAASESAGPSISTIQASL; this comes from the coding sequence ATGCCTTCCAGAAAGAGGCTCATAATTCAGCAACTCACCCACGCCCTTTTTTTTACGCTTTTCGCCGACCTATCCAGAACAgagaccaattccaaagccatGTCCATCTCTTCTTCAATATTTGGTTCTCCTCTGCTTTTGCCTCCCAAACCATCTCTGTCGTCTTCATCTGGTATCGCTAAGACTGCCCAAACGACTACCGGTGGGACTGGTTTTGGGTTGCTGATAGAGTGCTCGTCAAGACCACAGAAGAAGGCGACTGCACATCACATGAAGACAAGGCCACGGAAGAGTCAGCCATGGGATATAAGACGCAAACCCACTGTGTATCCCCCTCTTCCCCCTCTTCCTTCTGAGTGGACTCTCGTTTCTTCTGGTGGTGATGATGTCGGCGTTGGGGGTGCTGATGCTGCTAGTGAGAGTGCTGGGCCTTCAATTTCTACTATACAGGCCTCACTTTGA
- the LOC120009593 gene encoding probable inactive poly [ADP-ribose] polymerase SRO3 produces MAASQAKNSMVESSGVPVSAFSSSSSPSSPQGCINTPADCCLAKFLSQNCYNFSSSAAPAKVMIHANGVWLNFPSKVLETFRYCYIHRKPVVKLSVDNSRYVVDFMRMLMIDFKTGRLRSIAWIDENGKCFFPKMFAGDDSVIPVNRIQRYVNESSGKRKRLDEEEEVSSKIKEEDAPKRQLIYAPGLRVSRWPNARLLGEGDIVYSRVHDNFLSFLRKIDPSGTVTAIHQCVSETGIQRARLQVFEKQREIIKAARGSENIVSALFAASAKEVERVLTNGFGPHEKIYECGTYGVGLHLSRAAWPVLCGKLGEVDDRGELHIMMCRVILGNVEKVQAGSRQSHPSSVDFDTGADDPQKPTLYVVWPTDVSRHIFPEVILSLKCPNLVRVKHSSLENDTLFSKLMSSLPPAKAQEVEALYCSFKAAKVSKDAFITQLTSMVGREVLTSATKEIQGSR; encoded by the exons ATGGCGGCATCCCAAGCCAAGAACAGCATGGTGGAATCATCGGGGGTCCCTGTCTCCGccttctcatcatcatcatcccccTCTTCACCGCAGGGTTGCATCAATACCCCTGCGGATTGTTGTCTCGCGAAATTCCTGTCGCAAAACTGCTATAACTTCAGTTCGAGTGCTGCACCGGCTAAAGTCATGATTCATGCCAAcggtgtttggttgaatttcCCGAGCAAAGTGTTGGAGACCTTCCGATACTGCTACATTCATCGGAAACCGGTCGTCAAATTGTCCGTTGACAATTCTAGATACGTAGTCGATTTCATGCGTATGTTGATGATTGACTTCAAGACTGGTAGGCTCCGGTCAATTGCGTGGATCGACGAGAACGGCAAGTGTTTTTTCCCAAAGATGTTCGCGGGGGATGATTCGGTTATACCCGTGAATCGGATTCAGAGATATGTTAACGAGAGTTCAGGCAAGAGAAAGAGACTGGACGAAGAGGAGGAAGTGTCCTCGAAGATAAAGGAAGAAGATGCTCCGAAACGGCAACTTATTTATGCACCTGGTTTGAGAGTGTCGAGATGGCCAAATGCGAGGCTCCTTGGTGAAGGGGATATTGTATATTCACGGGTCCACGATAATTTCTTGAGCTTTTTAAGGAAGATAGATCCTAGCGGCACAGTCACCGCGATTCATCAATGTGTGTCCGAGACTGGCATACAGAGAGCTCGACTTCAAGTTTTCGAAAAGCAGCGGGAGATTATTAAGGCCGCTCGTGGTTCGGAAAATATTGTTAGTGCTTTGTTTGCAGCCTCAGCGAAAGAAGTGGAGAGGGTTTTGACCAATGGTTTTGGACCTCATGAGAAAATTTATGAGTGTGGTACTTACGGCGTCGGCCTGCATCTGTCTCGCGCAGCATGGCCCGTCTTATG TGGGAAGCTAGGTGAGGTGGACGATCGCGGCGAGTTGCACATTATGATGTGCAGAGTGATATTGGGCAATGTTGAGAAAGTGCAGGCGGGGTCTCGGCAGAGTCATCCGTCTAGTGTAGATTTTGACACTGGTGCCGACGATCCCCAGAAACCCACATTGTACGTGGTGTGGCCGACCGATGTTAGCCGCCACATTTTTCCGGAGGTTATACTGAGCCTCAAGTGTCCTAATCTTGTGAGAG TAAAACATTCGTCCCTGGAGAATGATACATTGTTTTCTAAGCTTATGAGTTCCCTTCCACCTGCCAAAGCTCAGGAAGTGGAGGCTTTGTATTGTTCATTCAAG GCTGCTAAGGTGTCCAAAGATGCATTTATAACACAGTTGACATCAATGGTCGGACGTGAAGTGCTGACTTCTGCAACTAAGGAGATTCAGGGGTCAAGATGA
- the LOC120009611 gene encoding amino acid permease 6-like, which produces MPKESMYVEQDPEVVFDAGTKNLDDDGKPKRTGTWLTASAHIITAVIGSGVLSLAWAIAQLGWVAGPAVLMVFSFITYFTSTLLADSYRTPDPVTGKRNYTYMDVVRANLGGRKVQLCGLAQYGNLVGVTIGYTITASISMVAVRRSNCFHKHGHHEKCATSNTPYMIIFACIQIVLSQIPNFANLSWLSILAAIMSFSYATIGLALSLAKVVGGAHARTSLTGVTVGVDVSGSEKVWRTFQAIGDIAFAYAYSTVLIEIQDTLKSSPPENRAMKRASLIGVSTTTMFYVLCGCLGYAAFGNDAPGNFLTGFGFYDPFWLIDFANVCIAVHLIGAYQVFCQPIFSFVEKQCQKHWPENKFITREYALNIPIYGVYYVNFFRLVWRTAYVIVTAVIAMIFPFFNDFLGLIGAASFWPLTVYFPVEMYIARSKMKKFSLTWTWLKILSWACLVVSLVAAAGSIQGLANSLKSYKPFKTQQ; this is translated from the exons atgccaAAGGAGAGCATGTATGTTGAGCAAGACCCAGAAGTAGTATTTGATGCTGGTACTAAGAACTTGGATGATGATGGAAAACCCAAAAGAACAG GTACATGGTTAACAGCAAGTGCTCATATAATAACTGCTGTGATTGGGTCTGGAGTGTTGTCTCTTGCATGGGCTATAGCACAGTTGGGTTGGGTAGCAGGGCCTGCAGTTCTCATGGTCTTCTCCTTCATCACTTACTTCACCTCCACTCTGTTAGCTGATAGTTACAGAACTCCTGATCCTGTCACCGGAAAGAGAAACTACACTTACATGGACGTTGTGAGAGCCAACTTGG gagGAAGAAAAGTTCAGCTGTGTGGGTTAGCTCAGTATGGAAATCTAGTTGGAGTTACAATCGGTTACACTATCACTGCCTCCATTAGTATGGT GGCTGTGAGGAGGTCGAACTGTTTCCACAAACACGGCCACCATGAGAAGTGTGCAACATCAAACACTCCATACATGATAATATTTGCTTGCATCCAGATTGTTCTAAGCCAAATACCAAACTTCGCCAACCTTTCATGGCTCTCTATTCTTGCAGCTATTATGTCCTTCTCTTATGCTACAATAGGCCTCGCTCTCTCCTTAGCCAAAGTTGTAG GTGGGGCACATGCAAGGACAAGCTTGACGGGAGTGACAGTTGGGGTAGACGTGTCAGGATCAGAGAAGGTGTGGAGGACATTCCAAGCTATCGGGGACATTGCTTTTGCTTATGCTTATTCCACAGTCCTCATCGAGATCCAG GACACACTCAAATCGAGTCCGCCAGAAAACAGAGCCATGAAGCGGGCATCACTTATCGGTGTCTCTACAACCACCATGTTCTATGTCCTGTGCGGTTGCCTTGGTTATGCGGCATTTGGAAATGATGCACCGGGGAATTTCCTAACGGGTTTTGGATTCTACGATCCTTTCTGGCTAATCGACTTCGCCAATGTCTGCATTGCCGTCCATCTCATCGGGGCTTACCAG GTCTTCTGCCAGCCAATTTTCAGTTTTGTGGAGAAGCAATGCCAGAAACACTGGCCTGAGAACAAGTTTATAACAAGAGAATATGCCCTTAACATACCGATATACGGTGTGTATTACGTCAACTTCTTCAGGTTGGTCTGGAGGACTGCGTACGTTATTGTGACAGCAGTGATAGCCATGATCTTTCCGTTCTTCAATGACTTCTTGGGTCTCATTGGGGCAGCTTCATTCTGGCCATTGACAGTTTACTTCCCTGTAGAGATGTACATTGCAAGGTCAAAGATGAAGAAATTCTCTTTAACCTGGACATGGCTGAAAATTCTGAGCTGGGCTTGCTTGGTGGTGTCACTTGTCGCTGCGGCTGGATCAATTCAAGGACTGGCCAATTCTCTAAAGTCATACAAGCCCTTCAAAACTCAACAATAA